The genomic segment CCAGTTAATCTGGTCGGTGAACTTCCACATCAGGTCGATCGTAAACTGAGAACCGATGTCATGCAGCGTCTTCTTGCCTTCTTCCAGATTATATCGGGTTGCCAGTTCCTTCCGTTTCACAAAGCGGAAGTTGTATGCTGCCGGTGCCAGATGGACATTTCCTGTCAGTTTTTTATTGAATGCCTCGACCGTATAGTCCATACCCAGCGAGATGTTGAGGTCGAACGGAGAGAGGAAGTCGGAGTAGATGCGCTCGTCATTGCTCTTATAGCCGCGATAGAACTGAGTAGATGCCAAGACTTGCAGCGTGTAATACCATTTCTTAGATGCCTGCAAGCCCAGTTTTCCCGTGTATCGGATAAGGTCTTCCGACGCTTTGAATGAATGGAGGCTGTCGCTCCGTGAGGTCAGGAAGCCCAGTTTCATCTCCAGCTTATTGTCCCATTTCACCTTCTGCTTATTATTATAATTGGCTTCCATGGTGATACTTCCGAGCATTGAATAGGTGCTTTCGCCTCCCTTATACCAATTGCTCGAGACGTAATTTTGCAGGAACTGCAGATAATAGTCACCCTTTATCGTCCAGAAATTCGGACGTTTCACCAACACCTCGACCGGTGTTTTCGTCGGCTCTATCGTGGTCGGTGAAATCTTCTCTACAAGTCCGGCATCATGATGAACCGGCACGTCAATTTCCGGGGTCGCCCCATCCGCTTTCTGCAGGTTGTTTTCGCTGTTCGCCACCAAGTCCTGACGCTTCAAGTAAATATTCATTAAAGCGTTTTCAATATACTTGTTTTCAAGACTTTGCATCGCAGAGTCACTTCCGAGTGAAAACTTGTTTTTTGCCAACGAATGATAGAAAGTCAACGGCACGAAAAGTTTGTAATATTTACCATCAAGAAGTGGTGCTTCAGAAGACAGTTTCAGCCTTCTGTTCTCCTCCGCCAGCGAGTCAATCCTGTGTCGGTAAATAGCCAATGAGTCGGTATAGTTTTTCACTAATTGTGAATGGCTGTCAACGTGCACCGCTCCGCTTCGAACGACCTGCGCACTTGCGTCAAGATGGCTCAGCAAACAGAAGCAAGCGACAATGAAGATTTTATATATTGGACATTTCATGCTGTTTTTGGTGCAAATTTAGACAAAATTCTCGAATTACGATACTATCGGCACAAAGAATTATGGTTTCTTCCATGTCATATCAATATTCACGCGAGTTTCCATATAGGGGTGGATGAAAGTCTGACGGCAGCTTTTGTGCCGCTCCGGCATTCCGTTCGTTTTGCCGCTGACAGCTTTTGTATATTTATGCAAGGGTGAAGCGAATGATGTGCAATTCATAAACGATTGATTTTCAAAGCATTAAGAAATACTTTCCAAAAGTTAAACTTTTGGAAAGCGAAAGTTCAACCGTATATTTATACGCGTTTAGCGTATGTTTATGCAAGGCGTGTTTTGGGGGCATTTTTGTTGAATTTACGCAGAGCTTTCAGGGCATTTTTTGACGTTCTGACCACATCTTATATATATTGAACTGTTATTTATTTGCTCCTTTCACTTTTTTATTGTAATTTTGCACCTTGACTTAGTTACTCATAAACAATTAAAAACATTATCATTGTGACAGAAACAAAGTATATCTTCGTTACGGGCGGTGTCGTTTCCTCGCTTGGAAAAGGAATTATTTCGTCTTCCATCGGGAAGTTACTTCAAGCAAGGGGATACAATATCACCATCCAGAAATTCGATCCGTATATCAACATTGATCCGGGCACACTGAATCCATACGAGCACGGCGAGTGCTACGTGACAGTAGATGGCATGGAGACCGACTTAGACCTCGGTCACTATGAGCGTTTCACGGGTATCCAGACAACTCGTGCCAATTCGTTGACCACAGGTCGGATATACAAAGCCGTGATTGACAAGGAGCGCCGCGGCGACTATTTGGGAAAGACCATCCAGGTCATTCCGCACATCACGGACGAGATTAAGAGGCGCGTCCAGCTGCTCGGGAACAAAAACCACTACGACTTCGTCATCACGGAGATTGGCGGAACCGTCGGCGACATCGAGTCAACCCCGTTCCTGGAAGCCATCCGACAGCTGAAGTGGGAACTTGGCAAGAAAGCCCTGTGCGTGCACCTGACCTACGTTCCCTATCTGAAAGCCGCGCAGGAGTTGAAGACAAAGCCCACGCAGCACAGCGTGAAAGAGTTGCAAAGCATTGGTATTCAGCCAGACATATTGGTGCTGCGAACAGAAAAACACCTGAACGACAATATCCGCAGGAAAGTAGCAGCCTTCTGTAATGTTGACATTGACTGCGTCGTGCAGAGCGAGGACCTCCCGTCTATCTACGACGTGCCGGTTGCCATGCAGACACAAGGCATGGACACCGCAATCCTGAGAAAGATGGGTGAGCCGATTGGCGATACTCCCCCACTTGGTCCGTGGCGGACATTCCTTGACAAGTTGAAGAAAGCCAAGTCGGAAGTACACATCGGACTCGTCGGGAAATACGACCTGCAAGATGCCTATAAGAGCATCCGTGAGAGCCTCTCGCAAGCAGCAACCTATAATGACCACAAAGCGGTGCTGACTTATATCAACTCGGAGAAACTCACAAAAGAGAACATCGCTGAACAGCTTTCCGGACAAGACGGCATCGTGATATGCCCGGGATTTGGAGACCGTGGCATCGAAGGGAAAATCACAGCCATTCAATATGCCCGCGAAAACGATATTCCCACATTCGGAATCTGTCTGGGAATGCAGATGATGGTCATCGAATTTGCGCGCAACGTATTGGGATACAGCGACGCAAATTCGCGCGAGATGAACGAAAAGACGGAGCACAACGTGATTGACATCATGGAAGAGCAGAAGAATATTACCAACATGGGCGGAACCATGCGGTTGGGAGCATACGACTGCGTCCTTGAAAAAGATTCCCTTTCATATTCAATATATGGCGAAACGCCCATCAAGGAGCGCCATCGCCACAGATATGAATTCAACAACATGTACGAAAAAGAATATGAAAAGAACGGCATGAAGTGTGTCGGCAAGAATCCCGAAAGCGGATTGGTTGAAATCGTTGAGATTCCCGCATTGAAATGGTTCATCGGAACACAATTCCATCCGGAATATCAATCAACCGTCTTGAACCCCCACCCACTCTTCCTCAATTTCATTAAAACAGCAATCGAAAACAAGAAAAAATAAGTTATGGACAAAAACACAATCATAGGAATTCTACTCATAGGAGCTGTTATCATCGGATTCAGCATATATAATCAGCCGTCAGAAGAACAAATCAAAGCCCAGCAAGAACTGTTGGCAAAGCAAGAAGCTGACAAGAAAAAGGCTGTAGAACAGCAGAAAGCCGCTCAGAAAAAACAGGAAGAAATCAAAAAGCAGACATTGGAAGACACCACTGCCCTCTTCCACCAAGCACTCACAGGGAGTGCAGAGAACATTGTTCTCAAGAACGACAAGCTGGAACTGACCATCAACAGCAAAGGAGGAACGGTCACAAAAGCCGTCATCAAAGACTATAAAAGCCTGGATGGTGCGAAAGACGTGACACTCTTTGACGAAAAGGACCAGAGCCTGTCGTTCAAAATCGACGGCAAAGAACAGAACATCAACACGGAAGAACTCTTTTTCTCCGCATCGGAAAAGACCGATTCCACGGTGACACTGACAGCAACAGCCGGTGCAGGAAAGACCCTCACCATGCGCTATCTGCTGGGAAAAGACTATATGCTTCACTTCTCTCTGCAAGCACAGGGAATGGAAGGCGTGTTCTCTTCAAAGACCAACGCGGTGAACGTAGAGTGGAACGAGCGCTGCCGGCAGCAGGAAAAAGGTTTTACGTTTGAAAACCGATATGCCACACTGACCTATAAGGAGAAAGACGGAGGCACCGATTATCTGAGTGAAACATCCGAGAAAATCGACGAGCGAATCAGCGAAACGCTTGACTGGATAGCCTTTAAGAACCAGTTCTTCAGCGCCATGATGATTGCGAAGAACGACTTCGCACCAAACGCCTCACTGACCAGCATTCCCCAACAAAAGGAGTCAGGCTATCTGAAGGAGTACAAAGCACGCGTGGAGACATTCTTCGACCCGACCGGAAAGACACCCACTGAACTGGAGTTTTTCTTCGGTCCCAACGACTTCCGCCTGCTTCAAGCCATGGAGAAAGAAAGCAAATTCGGAAAGGACTTGAAGATGGAACGCCTCGTTTACTTAGGATGGCCATTGTTCCGCATCATCAACAGATGGTTCACCCTCTATGTCTTTGACTGGCTGACCAATCTTGGTCTCAACATGGGTATCGTACTCATTCTCATCACCCTGCTCCTGAAAGCCATCACCTATCCGCTGGTGAAGAAGAGTTACATGAGCAGTGCCAAGATGCGTGTGCTCAAACCGAAACTCGACGAGGCAACCAAACAATACGACAAGCCCGAAGACCAGATGCAGAAACAGCAAGCCATGATGCAGATGTATGCACAGTATGGCGTGAGCCCGCTGAGCGGCTGTCTGCCGATGGTCATCCAGATGCCTATCTGGATTGCGATGTTCAACTTCGTGCCGAACGCCATACAGCTGCGCGGTGAGAGCTTCCTTTGGATTGAAGACCTCTCCACCTACGACCCGATTGCTGAATGGGGAACGAACATCTGGATGATTGGCGACCACCTCTCCCTGACGTGTATCCTCTTCTGCGGAGCCAACCTGCTCTACTCATGGATGACAATGCGCCAGCAACGCGACCAGATGGTGGGAGCACAGGCTCAACAAATGAAAATGATGCAATGGATGATGTTCCTCATGCCGCTCATGTTCTTCTTCATCTTCAACGACTACAGTGCCGGACTGAACTTCTACTACTTCGTCAGCCTCTTCTTCAGTGCTGCCATCATGTGGGCACTGCGCAAGACGACCAACGACGAGAAACTGCTCAAGGCACTCGAAGCACGTTATCAAGAGAACAAGAACAACCCCAAGAAGGTCGGAGGATTAGCCGCCCGACTCGAGGCGATGCAGAAACAGCAACAGGAAATGCAGCGCAAGAGAGAGGAACTGGAACGAAAGCGAAAAGGCGTATAAACTTAAATCTAATTTATCAAAATATGAGAAAAACAATGATGATGGCTGTCTTGCTGACTATGCTCTGCAGCAGTCCGATTAAAGCACAGAATGAAGTGAACATAGGAAAAAGTAACATCAAACTGAGCAGCAAGATGCTGACACCCGAGGCGCTTTGGGCTATGGGACGTATCAGCGGCTATGCAGCATCGCCCGATGGTAAGCAGATTGTGTACCAGGTTGGGTATTACAGTGTGAAAGAAAACAAGAGCCACCACGTTCTTTACATCATGGATGCTGATGGAAAGAATAATCGCAAACTGACAACAGGTGCGAAAAATGAGACCGACGCGGCTTGGATTGAGAACGGCAAGCGCATCGCATTCATCACTGGTGGACAGCTCTGGAGCATGAATCCCGACGGCACTGGTCGCAAGCAGCTCACCAAAGATGCTAAGGGCATTGAAGGTTTTAAGTTCTCGCCAAACGGCAAGAAGGTGATTCTTATCAAGGAACTCCCCTACCATGGCACCATCAAGAAGAACCCGGACGACCTCCCAAAGGCTACCGGACGCTTGGTTACGGACATGAACTACCGCCACTGGGACCACTATGTAGAGTCTATTCTGCACCCGTTCGTGGCTGATGTGGCTGCCGACGGAAGCATCGACGAGGGCATTGACATCATCGAGGGCGAACCATACGAGTGTCCGATGGCACCATTCGGAGGCATCGAACAGCTCGACTGGAGCATCGATTCGGAAAACATCGCCTACACTTGTCGTAAGAAAGAGGGCGTGAAATATGCCATCTCGACCGACTCTGACATATTTTTATATAATGTGGCAAGCAAGACAACGACGAACCTCTGCAAACCTGCCAACTATAAAGACTTTGAGTTCGACGCTACGAAATCGCTGAAAAATCAGCCGGTCAATGCGCCGGAGAACTTGAAGAACAATCCCGGCTACGACCAGAATCCGAAATTCTCTCCCGACGGCAAGTACGTTGCTTGGCTCTCAATGGCACGCGACGGCTATGAAGCTGACCGCCAGCGCCTCTGCGTGTACGACCTCAAGACAGGCGAAAAGCGCTATCTGACCGAGAGTTTCGACTCGAATGTCGATGAGTTCTGCTGGTCTGACACGAAGGATGCACTCATCTATTTCATCGGTGTATGGCACGGATGTGTGAACATATACGGCGTCAACTGGAAGGGTGAAGTGAAGAAACTGACCGATTTCCAAGCCGATTTCGGTTCGTTGCAGATGCTAAACAACGGCAAACAGATACTCGCCGAGCGCCACGACCACATGAATCCTGCCGATCTGTATGTGGTTACGCCTAACTTCAAGTCACCGCAAAAGACCACATGCCAGCAAATTACATGTGAGAACAAGCACATCTTCGACCAGCTGGAGAGAGGCACCGTTCAGCCGCGATGGACCAAGACGAGCACGGGCGAAGACCTGCACTACTGGGTTATCCTGCCGCCGAACTTCGACGAGACGAAGAAATATCCTACGCTGCTCTTCTGTGAAGGTGGTCCGCAAAGCCCTGTCAGCCAGTTCTGGAGCTATCGTTGGAACTTCATGATTATGGCTGCTCACGGCTACGTAGTCATTGCACCCAACCGCCACGGTCTGCCCGGCTTCGGCAGCAAGTGGTGCGAGCAAATCAGCGGCGACTGGACGGGTCAGTGCATGCGCGACTATCTTGCAGCCATCGACGATGCGGCAGCCAACCTGCCCTACGTTGACAAAGACCGCATGGGTGCCGTAGGTGCTTCGTTCGGAGGATTCTCGGTTTATTATCTTGCCGGTCACCACGACAAACGATTCAAAGCATTCATCTCTCACGACGGTGCTTTCAACCTCGAGTCGATGTACACCGACACCGAAGAGGTATGGTTCTCTAACTGGGAATATGACGATGCGTACTGGAACAAGGACCTTACGCCGAACGCCAAGCGCACATACGAGAACTCGCCCCACCGCTTTGTCGATAAGTGGGACACACCGATACTCTGCATCCACGGCGAAATGGACTATCGCATCAACGCCAACCAGGGAATGGGAGCATTCAATGCGGCTCGTCTGCGCGGCATTCCTGCCGAACTGCTCATCTTCCCCGACGAGAACCACTGGGTGCTCAAACCGCAGAACGGCGTCCTCTGGCAGCGCACATTCTTCAACTGGCTCGACCGCTGGCTGAAGAAATAAGGTATAGCACAGACTACAAAAACGGCTTTCAGCAGATTTCGCTGAAAGCCGTTTTTGTATTTCGTTCTTATAAAACAAATTAGATTGATTATTTTGGATAATAGTTTACGTATCCCCTACCGACGACACCTTTAGTTAATTTAAACTTATATATCTTTCCTTCATTAGACAACATTAATGTATTTCCATTGATTGTGTATTGATATTCACTACCTTCAAATACAAACTCTATTGTTCCAGAATTTTCGCTGGCGGTAAATATTGTTATTTTACCTTCTTTATACGCATACCATTTCCCATCAGACATTTTGCAATATTGTTTACAAAGGAAAATTTGCTTATCTGTCTTTATAAACTCCCAAACAACACCTTCACACTCTTTTAGCAGTGGATAGTTATAATCTTCCTTGTTGGTCATTTCCCACTGATTAAAAAGGAATATTTTTTCATCATTATCCTCACTACAAGAGACAAATAGCATGATATCTGCTATTAGCATAACTACTACCATTAACATTAAATAGAAGTTCTTTGCGTTAACTGCTTTGCTCATTTGTTGTAATTTTAAAAACATTATTATTATGAATTAAAAGATTAAAACGTCAACAATATCATTGTTATGTTTATTCACAATATACACATTGCAAAGATAATAAATTCTTTATAAAAACAAATAAGGATAACGCTTTTTTATTTCTATCTTGCGTAAAATATATCGTAAAAGAATCATTTAACGCAATATCATTAACTTAAAAATAGTCTTAAAATGACACAAACATGAAACAAAACATTTTTTCTAAGGTACGGTGATTGCACACCAAATTCTTGAGATAACAAGACATTGATGAAGTTGATTATAAATCAACATATCATAAACAAAAAATCAAAACATCATCTTTACATAGAACATAATCCTAAGAAATATTGATGTACACGCAAGTCCTGATTTAGCTCGGGATGAAAAGCCGTAACGAGTTGTTTTCCTTGTCGTGCGGCAACAATATGTCCGTCAACCTCGGCAAGCACCTCTACTTTTTTTGACAGCAACCGATTGATGTACGGAGCACGAATGAAGGTCATTGGAACATTCTTCCCCACACCTTCCATCTCATGCTCCACGTAAAAGCTTCCCAATTGTCTACCATAAGCATTACGACGAACATCAACATCCATCGTATTCAAGCATTTATCCGACAAAAGAATCAATCCTGCACAAGTGCCAAACACGGGTAATCCATCTTGAATGGCATGCTGGATAGGCGTAAACAATTGTAATTCGTGCAACAACTTGGTTTGTACGGTAGATTCTCCCCCAGGGATGATGAGACCGTCTTTATGTCTATCCCAATCAGATAAGCTTCTCACTTCGAAAGATTCTACTCCCAAGCGATTCAGTGTTTGTGCATGCTCCGCAAAAGCACCTTGTAAAGCCAATATTGCAATTGTCTTTCCCATACAATAATGTTGTGTTGAACACCTCTCTGCCATCAATAATTCTATTTCCTGTTCGTTGATTCCAACCATTGCCTCGCCCAAGTCCTCGCTCGAGGAAGCACAAAGCCTCCCCCATTTTTGGGGGGGGAGATTGGAGGGGGCTCCCGTCACTTACCCCTCTCTGCCATCAACAATTCTATCTCCTGTTCGTTGATTCCAACCATTGCTTCGCCCAAATCCTCGCTCAAATCAGCCAATACTTTCGCATCGTTGTAATTGGCAACTGCTTTAACAATGGCAGCAGCACGTTTTTCTGGATTGCCACTCTTAAAGATACCACTTCCAACGAATACGCCTTCTGCGCCTAATTGCATCATTAAAGCAGCATCAGCAGGTGTAGCTACACCACCAGCCGCAAAGTTTACCACGGGCAATTTACCATTCTCATGTACGAACTTCACCAATTCGTAGGGAGCTTGCAATTGTTTGGCGGCTTCAAACAACTCGTCTTCCGACATAGATACCAATCGACGTATCTCGCTTTGCATCTGTCGCATGTGACTAACTGCTTGTATAACATCGCCCGTACCTGGTTCACCTTTCGTTCGTATCATCGTAGCACCTTCGGCAATTCGTCTTAATGCCTCGCCTAAATTCTTCGCTCCACAAACAAAAGGCACGTCAAATTTCGTTTTGTCTATATGATAAATATTGTCAGCAGGACTTAAAACCTCACTTTCGTCAATATAATCTATCTCTATGGCTTGCAATATCTGAGCTTCGGTAATATGTCCTATGCGACATTTTGCCATAACAGGAATGGAAACGGCTGCTTGTATTCCTTTAATCATTTTCGGATCACTCATACGAGAAACGCCACCAGCCGCACGAATATCGGCAGGTATTCGTTCTAAAGCCATAACTGCGCACGCTCCTGCTTGTTCGGCAATACGAGCCTGTTCAGGGGTCGTTACGTCCATAATCACTCCGCCCTTTAGCATCTGTGCTAAATTGCGATTCAATGTTTGTCTGTCTTGTTTCATAATTTCCTAAATTTTGTAGGACTAATATTCTTCATCTTCTTGAAGAACTTGGTAAAATGTGCTTGTGAAGAGAAGCCACAATGATAGGCGATTTCTTGTACGGTCTTATCCGTAGTAAGTAGTTGCAACTCTATTTCCTGCATCAATCGCTCGTCAATAATCGTCTTGGGAGCTTTTCCGCAAATACGTTTGGTTACTTGTGCCAGATACCTCGAACTTACATTCAGGCAATCGGCATAGAAATGTACATCGCTATTGGTTAACATATGAGTTTCGAGCGCATCTATAAATTCATTATACAATTCGCTACTCCGTCCCTGCAAGCCTCCCATTCTCACGACCTGCGCATTCACGTATGCTTTGGCAAGTTGTTGAGCGCGTTCTTCAGTCTCTCCTTTGCTCAGATACACCGCCACGGCACTCGAATAATGATTGGCAAGCCCATGTCTGGAAGCTGCATCAAATTGAATAACAAGTGTGCAAAGAGGTAACAATCGTTCAGAAATAGCCTTTGCCACTTCTTCTGGAACAAGTGCGTCTCCGCAACTCGAAAGGAACACCGAATCATAAATCACGTGCTTAGGCTTATACTTACGAATGGCATTGACAATAACATCCAACACGTCAACTCGCCGAATCATTCCAATCTTGATAACTTCAGGCTCCACGTCATTCATCACAGCCTCTATTTGTCCTTCTACAATCTTTGCTGGCAGGTCATGAAACTCCTGAATACCGAGAGTGGTTTGCACCGTAACTGAAGTAATTGCAGAAACCGCATATCCACCTAAAGCAGAAATCGTCTTGATGTCTGCTTGCACTCCAGAGCCACTCGTTGAGTCACTTCCAGTAACAGTCAATATGGGTTTCGTTTCATTCATGGTGCAAAGGAAATACTTTTTTACGAAACTACAAAAGCAAGTTCTTTTTATGACAAGGAAAACTTCAATTTATGCAAATATATGACAATTTTTTTGATGTTTTTCATGTTGTGATATTTCTTGAGAATGATAAGGTGTATTTTCCACATATTTTATAATAAACAAGCAAAGTCCTTATCTAAAAAAACGAATAAGGATAGCGTTTTTTATTTCTGTTTTGTATCTTTGCATCGTAAAATAACAATTATAACCAATATGATGAACCAGAAAAATACTTTAAGCATACTTTCCACCATCATGGTAGCATTGGTATGCGCGTGCATGGTTTCCTGTGATGACGAGAGCGATCCAGAGCCTAAAGTGCAGGAAGAACAATTTAGCGTGTGTACGCTGAACGTGGACGGGCTGGTGGGTCTGGATAATCCTGGTCCGGAGTACACACCAGTCATCGGGCAGTGGTTGACTCAAGGCGGTTTCGATTTCATCGGCGTGCAAGAAGACTTTGACTATGATCAAGAGCTATCTGGTTCCTTTGCCGAAGGCTACGACTTTGACTGTTGGGGAGGAGGTATGATGAACGGGGTTAAGTTGATCTATGAACCGAACGAAGAGAATCCCGAAAAAATCCGTTTCAATACTGATGGTCTCAAGGGATTCTGGAAAAAAGGTCTAAAGGTTGAACGTACAGACAGCGTGCGTTGGAACCGTAACTGTGGCTATTTTGCCCATGCTTGGGACGAGAACGTAGTAAAGGGATTCCGCCGCTATGAGGTGACAACTCCCCTTGGACATCAACTTGTCATTTACAACATGCACATGGATGCAGGTGATACAGAGGAGGAACTTGCAGGAACCGACGAGGAAGACCGCTTAGTACGCATGAGCCAGTGGCGCCAACTACGCGACTATATCATGGCACATCTGGATCATCGTCCTATTATCATCATGGGCGACTTGAACACCTATTATGTACGTGACAGCGTGGAAAGTCAGGTTATTAACGTCATCAACCGCTCTGGTCGCGCCACTATCACCGATGCGTGGATTCAGCAGGAAAAAGGCGGCAAATATCCCTCAATGGGCGATACCCGCATACAATACGATAGTCCCACCAGCGGCTGGACGGTCAACGGCGAAGCTCCCGACAAAGTATTCTTCATCAACCCCACCGCTTCTAATAGCAAACTGATACTGGAAAACGTGATATTCCATAACAAAACCTATTTCCGTGAAGATGGTGTGTCACCTCTTGGCGACCACTACCCACTCTCGGTTCACTTCCGCATTAAATAACTGCGGATTTAATCCGTTAAAAACAAGATATACTGAAATCGGTGGCTACATATTTTTTTGTTTGCAAGTATATTTTCATCGAAGATTTATTTATAAAAAACAAATAAAATAACGCTTTTTTATTTCTATTTTGTATCTTTGCATCGTAAAAGAATCATTTAACGCAATATCATTAACTTAAAAATAACCTTAAAATGACACAAACAATTCAGAAAACCTTGCGCGACTCTGCCGGCATGCGGTGGACGGCGCTGCTGCTCCTGGCGCTCGCCATGTTCTGCAGCTACATTTTCATGGACATTCTCTCGCCCATCAAGGACCTGATGCAGGAGACCCGCGGGTGGGACTCCGATGCTTTCGGTACGATGCAGGGCGCAGAGACGTTCCTCAACG from the Prevotella sp. Rep29 genome contains:
- a CDS encoding DUF3078 domain-containing protein is translated as MKCPIYKIFIVACFCLLSHLDASAQVVRSGAVHVDSHSQLVKNYTDSLAIYRHRIDSLAEENRRLKLSSEAPLLDGKYYKLFVPLTFYHSLAKNKFSLGSDSAMQSLENKYIENALMNIYLKRQDLVANSENNLQKADGATPEIDVPVHHDAGLVEKISPTTIEPTKTPVEVLVKRPNFWTIKGDYYLQFLQNYVSSNWYKGGESTYSMLGSITMEANYNNKQKVKWDNKLEMKLGFLTSRSDSLHSFKASEDLIRYTGKLGLQASKKWYYTLQVLASTQFYRGYKSNDERIYSDFLSPFDLNISLGMDYTVEAFNKKLTGNVHLAPAAYNFRFVKRKELATRYNLEEGKKTLHDIGSQFTIDLMWKFTDQINWKMRIYGFTTYKRAEFEWENTFVFKFNRYISTNVFIYPRFDDGVARDGHHGYWQLKEFASVGFAYSF
- a CDS encoding CTP synthase; this translates as MTETKYIFVTGGVVSSLGKGIISSSIGKLLQARGYNITIQKFDPYINIDPGTLNPYEHGECYVTVDGMETDLDLGHYERFTGIQTTRANSLTTGRIYKAVIDKERRGDYLGKTIQVIPHITDEIKRRVQLLGNKNHYDFVITEIGGTVGDIESTPFLEAIRQLKWELGKKALCVHLTYVPYLKAAQELKTKPTQHSVKELQSIGIQPDILVLRTEKHLNDNIRRKVAAFCNVDIDCVVQSEDLPSIYDVPVAMQTQGMDTAILRKMGEPIGDTPPLGPWRTFLDKLKKAKSEVHIGLVGKYDLQDAYKSIRESLSQAATYNDHKAVLTYINSEKLTKENIAEQLSGQDGIVICPGFGDRGIEGKITAIQYARENDIPTFGICLGMQMMVIEFARNVLGYSDANSREMNEKTEHNVIDIMEEQKNITNMGGTMRLGAYDCVLEKDSLSYSIYGETPIKERHRHRYEFNNMYEKEYEKNGMKCVGKNPESGLVEIVEIPALKWFIGTQFHPEYQSTVLNPHPLFLNFIKTAIENKKK
- the yidC gene encoding membrane protein insertase YidC; this encodes MDKNTIIGILLIGAVIIGFSIYNQPSEEQIKAQQELLAKQEADKKKAVEQQKAAQKKQEEIKKQTLEDTTALFHQALTGSAENIVLKNDKLELTINSKGGTVTKAVIKDYKSLDGAKDVTLFDEKDQSLSFKIDGKEQNINTEELFFSASEKTDSTVTLTATAGAGKTLTMRYLLGKDYMLHFSLQAQGMEGVFSSKTNAVNVEWNERCRQQEKGFTFENRYATLTYKEKDGGTDYLSETSEKIDERISETLDWIAFKNQFFSAMMIAKNDFAPNASLTSIPQQKESGYLKEYKARVETFFDPTGKTPTELEFFFGPNDFRLLQAMEKESKFGKDLKMERLVYLGWPLFRIINRWFTLYVFDWLTNLGLNMGIVLILITLLLKAITYPLVKKSYMSSAKMRVLKPKLDEATKQYDKPEDQMQKQQAMMQMYAQYGVSPLSGCLPMVIQMPIWIAMFNFVPNAIQLRGESFLWIEDLSTYDPIAEWGTNIWMIGDHLSLTCILFCGANLLYSWMTMRQQRDQMVGAQAQQMKMMQWMMFLMPLMFFFIFNDYSAGLNFYYFVSLFFSAAIMWALRKTTNDEKLLKALEARYQENKNNPKKVGGLAARLEAMQKQQQEMQRKREELERKRKGV
- a CDS encoding S9 family peptidase — translated: MRKTMMMAVLLTMLCSSPIKAQNEVNIGKSNIKLSSKMLTPEALWAMGRISGYAASPDGKQIVYQVGYYSVKENKSHHVLYIMDADGKNNRKLTTGAKNETDAAWIENGKRIAFITGGQLWSMNPDGTGRKQLTKDAKGIEGFKFSPNGKKVILIKELPYHGTIKKNPDDLPKATGRLVTDMNYRHWDHYVESILHPFVADVAADGSIDEGIDIIEGEPYECPMAPFGGIEQLDWSIDSENIAYTCRKKEGVKYAISTDSDIFLYNVASKTTTNLCKPANYKDFEFDATKSLKNQPVNAPENLKNNPGYDQNPKFSPDGKYVAWLSMARDGYEADRQRLCVYDLKTGEKRYLTESFDSNVDEFCWSDTKDALIYFIGVWHGCVNIYGVNWKGEVKKLTDFQADFGSLQMLNNGKQILAERHDHMNPADLYVVTPNFKSPQKTTCQQITCENKHIFDQLERGTVQPRWTKTSTGEDLHYWVILPPNFDETKKYPTLLFCEGGPQSPVSQFWSYRWNFMIMAAHGYVVIAPNRHGLPGFGSKWCEQISGDWTGQCMRDYLAAIDDAAANLPYVDKDRMGAVGASFGGFSVYYLAGHHDKRFKAFISHDGAFNLESMYTDTEEVWFSNWEYDDAYWNKDLTPNAKRTYENSPHRFVDKWDTPILCIHGEMDYRINANQGMGAFNAARLRGIPAELLIFPDENHWVLKPQNGVLWQRTFFNWLDRWLKK
- the pdxT gene encoding pyridoxal 5'-phosphate synthase glutaminase subunit PdxT, producing MGKTIAILALQGAFAEHAQTLNRLGVESFEVRSLSDWDRHKDGLIIPGGESTVQTKLLHELQLFTPIQHAIQDGLPVFGTCAGLILLSDKCLNTMDVDVRRNAYGRQLGSFYVEHEMEGVGKNVPMTFIRAPYINRLLSKKVEVLAEVDGHIVAARQGKQLVTAFHPELNQDLRVHQYFLGLCSM
- the pdxS gene encoding pyridoxal 5'-phosphate synthase lyase subunit PdxS; the protein is MKQDRQTLNRNLAQMLKGGVIMDVTTPEQARIAEQAGACAVMALERIPADIRAAGGVSRMSDPKMIKGIQAAVSIPVMAKCRIGHITEAQILQAIEIDYIDESEVLSPADNIYHIDKTKFDVPFVCGAKNLGEALRRIAEGATMIRTKGEPGTGDVIQAVSHMRQMQSEIRRLVSMSEDELFEAAKQLQAPYELVKFVHENGKLPVVNFAAGGVATPADAALMMQLGAEGVFVGSGIFKSGNPEKRAAAIVKAVANYNDAKVLADLSEDLGEAMVGINEQEIELLMAERGK
- a CDS encoding hydroxymethylpyrimidine/phosphomethylpyrimidine kinase — encoded protein: MNETKPILTVTGSDSTSGSGVQADIKTISALGGYAVSAITSVTVQTTLGIQEFHDLPAKIVEGQIEAVMNDVEPEVIKIGMIRRVDVLDVIVNAIRKYKPKHVIYDSVFLSSCGDALVPEEVAKAISERLLPLCTLVIQFDAASRHGLANHYSSAVAVYLSKGETEERAQQLAKAYVNAQVVRMGGLQGRSSELYNEFIDALETHMLTNSDVHFYADCLNVSSRYLAQVTKRICGKAPKTIIDERLMQEIELQLLTTDKTVQEIAYHCGFSSQAHFTKFFKKMKNISPTKFRKL